A single genomic interval of Festucalex cinctus isolate MCC-2025b chromosome 16, RoL_Fcin_1.0, whole genome shotgun sequence harbors:
- the zbtb4 gene encoding uncharacterized protein zbtb4 isoform X2, with the protein MVSGVNAWDPLHAGLIHSRLSEASELAPPCALIQDICRQSQRQSPLSSPPLTQTTAEALQRPVGSNRAQAYAQEETHRQLEMKGKRHCGRGDAMMEDRLENTADGPKNAKITLSFPVSAGPLPASLTSSSYCRNTASSSSPHRRRPSKSSDEGSLWKLDSTMDVKHRPFKPPRHDSSPSSSPSSSSSPMTVHALIRKDIKSPPPLKCSKLSPETQFHKSGPGSSSSSLSGSYGGDGWDERHKLANGTASPSQTAQILFSLGASAYQRGGGDMERKEKTTGRAAGKLGSPHGPSLHPPTLHLPPPLPPPPPPPSEGLTAPPHSSSYSPSESVKPELICGVCHRLFSSASSLTVHMRLHRGSRALSCRFCGKVFIHSKRLQSHEASCRVPGLPSRPGPTLAVQPKEEPLEEGEVRAEEGEIDMSKARPEKKAGSLLAHIQSDDDAAATELMASDESHFVKVVDGNVIYFCSVCERSYMTLSSLKRHSNVHSWRRRYPCHYCDKVFALAEYRTKHEVWHTGERRYQCIFCWDAFATYYNLKTHQKTIHGINPSLISSEKTANGGYKQKANALKLYRLLPMRSQKRPYKTYSDTLHNGLLMSPAETTSLSLPGLALGPGDLQSFISGAHPQSVKPDPDGFSDDVLATDHDHPASPLLPQTDSTQPKKHDSEAHELEPIRGGSKMSSSSKTKSHKAARGADSTSTPSVITYGHTKPSVIVHGTAVSSSVIMHSNQVSPGSEQNKLPEINVSQTSHKGSARSLKRQRDGTDSHRKRSRDPTRHDTETDRSCLKSRKSHSKNDLSKSKQLSPSVGPLVKETGPLCQITVRIGEEAIVKRSISETDLRRDKSRSPPKSKKGEASSVKAAHHHKHHVHRRASQGQEDKTGGESKEEVAENPGHSSDQLREYNFRQKVREQESDHDMEDNLWRPYYSYKPKKKAQAHLQRFKSWQRKLKFKRALRLKRRAEKMKKRGNKEMGKSQDEEEGGKPSEADKGGCEREEKQAKEGCHEPSAPSPPSPKHPLATPVAPSGLKRRPWTNGNAAECATCGCWFSSSSKRDQHELSHLLEFVCLFCRATFPSRDKLEDHQRIQHPKPADASSASQKVPHSEHPDALKPECGDEKEDQVNVSNSSPARLSRRALSRHTCPQCHKVCKTSSALNRHIRRHEFNSSPEREKEEDAPQTETTAVSRDAVPEKGQVVSVINYSTADPPKTCEPPSSPDNHGEPTTQHRQSESGDEPEMAERTYPEPERQPKLSESPVNLAPAKAQRALATPPTVQSVLVMNRPECLDYRTPGKRSLERMASPVNCMATPSTSANVSMMPQTRITTAAPPVSMATVNSSDRGFVTREGVIMDRERQARSGLFVHASYREPPLVQDRRVQSLSRSPSPNEAQDLTMSSILAREREMERQRLRKGELEKQRERGSDKDRRKDMERVQHMSRHEQTPVDQTPLLVPKEEPLSPVPSPQHIPTQTTTNGPHLHRHTPKSPCRRGLLTAANQQVQELDRLTLPSGGDRPSAHALLLPRAPKPTEPDHLATSRDSQHLEPAPVCYPVQDYPLPLIVPDTYQPAKKQDDNLLVSSYPTGALPFGPLGKMMVPNGADLAKLPFYPDPYQLLYGSQLLAYPYNVAALPVALNMMAPGADKVEPLPFLPAIFNYTAGAGPYMGTAPHPLVANPSFYGGGKKQRDGGSNKP; encoded by the coding sequence ATGGTGTCCGGGGTGAATGCGTGGGACCCCCTCCACGCGGGCCTTATTCACTCTCGTCTGAGTGAGGCTTCTGAGTTAGCGCCCCCCTGCGCCCTCATACAGGACATTTGCCGCCAGAGTCAGCGCCAGAGCCCTTTGTCTTCCCCTCCACTGACTCAAACAACCGCAGAAGCCCTTCAGCGGCCTGTTGGCTCAAACCGGGCCCAAGCATACGCTCAAGAGGAAACCCATCGTCAGCTGGagatgaaggggaaaaggcactgCGGCCGAGGAGATGCCATGATGGAGGATAGGCTGGAAAACACGGCCGATGgacctaaaaatgcaaaaatcacCCTAAGCTTCCCAGTCAGCGCCGGGCCCCTCCCCGCCTCGCTGACATCATCCAGCTATTGCCGTAACACCGCGTCATCCTCTTCCCCGCACAGACGCCGGCCTTCTAAAAGCTCAGACGAGGGGTCTCTATGGAAACTGGACTCCACCATGGATGTAAAGCACAGACCTTTTAAGCCCCCGAGGCACGACAGTTCTCCGTCCTCGtcaccctcctcctcttcgtccCCAATGACTGTTCATGCACTTATCAGGAAGGATATAAAATCCCCACCTCCACTCAAGTGCTCCAAACTCTCTCCAGAGACACAGTTTCACAAGTCGGGGCCCGGATCTTCCAGCTCTTCTTTATCGGGCTCTTACGGTGGAGACGGATGGGACGAGAGACACAAGTTGGCCAACGGCACAGCGTCGCCCTCGCAAACGGCCCAGATCCTCTTCAGCCTGGGCGCCTCGGCCTATCAGAGAGGAGGCGGGGACATGGAGAGGAAGGAGAAAACAACAGGACGAGCAGCTGGGAAGCTAGGAAGTCCTCATGGACCCAGTCTACACCCGCCCACACTCCACCTCCCGCCCCCTCTGCCgccgccccctcctcctccatccgAGGGTCTCACCGCACCCCCACACTCCTCCTCCTACTCTCCCAGCGAAAGCGTCAAGCCCGAGCTGATTTGCGGGGTGTGCCACCGGCTCTTCAGCTCAGCCTCCTCACTCACTGTCCACATGCGGCTGCACCGTGGAAGCCGCGCCCTCAGCTGCCGCTTCTGCGGCAAAGTCTTCATCCATAGCAAGAGACTGCAATCTCACGAGGCCTCCTGCAGAGTGCCGGGCCTGCCCTCCAGACCGGGCCCAACTCTCGCCGTGCAACCAAAGGAGGAGCCGCTGGAGGAGGGCGAGGTGCGAGCGGAGGAAGGGGAAATAGACATGAGCAAGGCAAGGCCGGAGAAAAAAGCAGGTAGCCTTTTGGCGCATATCCAAAGCGATGATGACGCAGCAGCCACAGAGCTCATGGCGAGTGATGAGAGCCATTTTGTAAAGGTGGTGGATGGCAATGTCATTTACTTCTGCTCTGTGTGCGAGCGGTCCTACATGACGCTGTCCAGTCTCAAGCGGCACTCCAACGTGCACTCGTGGCGACGCCGGTACCCGTGCCATTACTGCGACAAGGTCTTCGCCCTGGCCGAGTACCGCACGAAACATGAGGTGTGGCACACGGGGGAGCGACGCTACCAGTGCATTTTCTGCTGGGATGCCTTTGCTACCTACTACAATCTCAAAACTCACCAGAAGACCATTCACGGCATCAATCCCAGTCTCATCTCCAGTGAAAAGACAGCCAATGGCGGCTATAAGCAAAAGGCAAACGCCCTCAAGCTCTACCGCCTCCTTCCCATGCGCTCGCAGAAAAGACCGTACAAGACTTACAGTGACACTTTGCATAATGGCCTGCTGATGTCACCAGCTGAAACCACTTCCCTCTCCCTTCCTGGCCTGGCTCTGGGACCTGGAGACCTGCAAAGTTTTATTAGTGGGGCCCATCCTCAGAGTGTTAAGCCTGACCCTGACGGCTTTTCCGATGACGTCTTGGCTACGGACCACGACCACCCAGCATCGCCACTCTTACCCCAAACAGACTCGACCCAACCTAAAAAACACGACAGTGAAGCCCACGAATTAGAACCTATTCGAGGCGGCTCTAAAATGTCCAGTAGCAGCAAAACCAAAAGTCACAAAGCTGCGAGAGGCGCAGATTCAACAAGCACGCCATCTGTGATCACATACGGGCACACAAAACCCTCAGTCATAGTTCACGGAACCGCTGTGTCATCGTCCGTCATCATGCACAGCAACCAGGTTTCCCCAGGAAGTGAACAAAACAAGCTCCCTGAAATCAATGTCAGTCAGACCTCTCACAAGGGCAGTGCAAGGTCATTAAAGAGACAGAGGGATGGCACAGATAGCCACCGAAAGAGGTCCAGAGATCCGACGAGACACGATACGGAGACAGACAGATCGTGTTTGAAATCCAGAAAATCCCACAGCAAGAACGACCTATCCAAGTCAAAGCAGCTGTCACCATCGGTGGGCCCACTGGTGAAGGAGACAGGCCCGCTGTGCCAGATCACTGTGCGTATTGGGGAAGAGGCCATAGTGAAACGCAGTATCTCCGAGACAGACCTAAGGAGAGACAAAAGCCGCTCTCCTCCCAAAAGCAAGAAAGGTGAGGCGTCTTCGGTCAAGGCTGCCCATCATCACAAACACCACGTCCACCGGCGGGCTAGCCAGGGGCAAGAGGACAAAACGGGAGGAGAAAGCAAGGAAGAAGTTGCGGAAAACCCGGGCCACTCCTCCGACCAGTTGAGAGAGTACAACTTCCGGCAAAAGGTGCGCGAGCAGGAGAGCGACCACGACATGGAGGACAATCTGTGGCGACCTTACTATTCCTACAAGCCCAAGAAAAAGGCACAGGCGCATCTGCAGAGGTTTAAAAGCTGGCAGCGAAAGCTCAAGTTTAAGCGCGCTCTGCGGCTGAAGAGGAGAGCGGAAAAGATGAAAAAGCGTGGGAATAAAGAGATGGGGAAATCTCAAGATGAGGAAGAGGGTGGAAAGCCGTCAGAGGCTGACAAGGGAGGATGTGAAAGGGAAGAGAAACAAGCAAAGGAGGGCTGTCATGAACCCTCCGCCCCTTCTCCGCCATCCCCAAAGCATCCGCTCGCGACCCCCGTTGCGCCTTCAGGCCTCAAAAGGCGGCCTTGGACCAACGGGAACGCTGCAGAGTGTGCTACTTGCGGCTGCTGGTTCTCCAGCTCCAGCAAGCGGGACCAACACGAACTGAGTCATCTTCTGGAATTCGTGTGCCTCTTCTGCCGCGCCACTTTTCCCTCGAGGGACAAATTGGAAGACCACCAGAGGATCCAGCATCCCAAACCTGCCGACGCATCATCAGCCTCCCAAAAAGTGCCGCACAGTGAACATCCCGATGCGCTCAAACCAGAGTGCGGTGATGAAAAGGAGGATCAAGTCAACGTGAGTAATTCCAGTCCGGCTCGCCTGAGCAGGAGAGCATTGTCACGTCACACCTGCCCACAGTGTCACAAGGTGTGCAAGACGTCCTCTGCGCTCAATCGCCACATCCGACGTCACGAGTTCAACAGTTCTCCTGAGAGGGAAAAGGAAGAAGATGCCCCGCAAACCGAAACAACTGCCGTGAGCAGAGACGCGGTCCCTGAGAAAGGCCAAGTTGTCTCAGTCATCAACTATTCAACAGCCGACCCCCCGAAAACTTGCGAACCTCCATCATCACCAGACAATCACGGTGAGCCGACAACCCAGCATCGGCAATCGGAATCTGGTGACGAGCCTGAAATGGCCGAGCGCACGTACCCGGAACCCGAGAGGCAACCCAAACTGAGCGAGAGCCCGGTAAACCTTGCACCGGCTAAAGCGCAACGCGCGCTGGCCACACCCCCCACTGTCCAGAGCGTGCTGGTCATGAACAGGCCCGAATGTTTGGACTACCGCACCCCAGGCAAACGGAGCCTAGAAAGAATGGCGAGCCCTGTGAACTGCATGGCAACCCCGAGCACCTCCGCTAATGTGTCCATGATGCCACAGACCAGAATAACCACTGCCGCTCCCcctgtttccatggcaaccgtGAACAGCTCCGATCGAGGATTCGTGACACGAGAGGGGGTCATTATGGACAGAGAGAGGCAGGCTCGGAGTGGTTTGTTTGTGCACGCAAGCTACAGGGAACCCCCTCTGGTCCAAGATCGCAGAGTCCAGTCTCTGTCCCGCAGTCCGTCTCCCAATGAAGCACAAGACCTGACCATGTCCTCCATACTAGCCAGAGAGAGGGAGATGGAGAGGCAAAGACTACGAAAGGGGGAGCTTGAGAAACAGCGAGAAAGGGGGAGTGACAAAGACAGAAGAAAAGACATGGAGAGGGTCCAGCACATGAGTCGACATGAACAGACTCCAGTGGACCAAACACCTCTGTTAGTTCCCAAAGAAGAACCTTTAAGTCCTGTGCCATCCCCCCAACACATCCCCACTCAGACCACTACAAATGGGCCCCATTTGCACAGACATACTCCAAAGTCCCCCTGCCGCCGTGGACTCTTGACTGCAGCCAACCAGCAGGTCCAAGAACTGGACCGGCTCACATTACCCAGCGGGGGGGACCGCCCCTCTGCCCACGCTCTCCTTCTCCCGCGGGCACCAAAACCAACCGAGCCTGACCACCTGGCTACTTCCAGGGATTCACAGCACTTGGAACCAGCGCCTGTGTGCTACCCTGTCCAGGACTATCCCCTTCCCCTGATCGTGCCGGACACTTATCAGCCAGCTAAGAAGCAGGACGACAACCTGCTTGTGTCCTCCTACCCTACTGGAGCACTTCCCTTCGGCCCTCTGGGAAAGATGATGGTCCCGAATGGCGCCGACTTGGCCAAGCTGCCCTTCTACCCAGACCCATACCAGCTCCTCTATGGGTCCCAGCTTCTGGCCTACCCTTACAACGTGGCGGCTCTTCCTGTGGCCCTCAAC
- the zbtb4 gene encoding uncharacterized protein zbtb4 isoform X1, with amino-acid sequence MRASGRERWWVGVRGRRTERVRARAFAGLPQRGLRHPHPHPRPLSHFFFPRAGGETFGVGRVSAEGTDRFRVLVMVSGVNAWDPLHAGLIHSRLSEASELAPPCALIQDICRQSQRQSPLSSPPLTQTTAEALQRPVGSNRAQAYAQEETHRQLEMKGKRHCGRGDAMMEDRLENTADGPKNAKITLSFPVSAGPLPASLTSSSYCRNTASSSSPHRRRPSKSSDEGSLWKLDSTMDVKHRPFKPPRHDSSPSSSPSSSSSPMTVHALIRKDIKSPPPLKCSKLSPETQFHKSGPGSSSSSLSGSYGGDGWDERHKLANGTASPSQTAQILFSLGASAYQRGGGDMERKEKTTGRAAGKLGSPHGPSLHPPTLHLPPPLPPPPPPPSEGLTAPPHSSSYSPSESVKPELICGVCHRLFSSASSLTVHMRLHRGSRALSCRFCGKVFIHSKRLQSHEASCRVPGLPSRPGPTLAVQPKEEPLEEGEVRAEEGEIDMSKARPEKKAGSLLAHIQSDDDAAATELMASDESHFVKVVDGNVIYFCSVCERSYMTLSSLKRHSNVHSWRRRYPCHYCDKVFALAEYRTKHEVWHTGERRYQCIFCWDAFATYYNLKTHQKTIHGINPSLISSEKTANGGYKQKANALKLYRLLPMRSQKRPYKTYSDTLHNGLLMSPAETTSLSLPGLALGPGDLQSFISGAHPQSVKPDPDGFSDDVLATDHDHPASPLLPQTDSTQPKKHDSEAHELEPIRGGSKMSSSSKTKSHKAARGADSTSTPSVITYGHTKPSVIVHGTAVSSSVIMHSNQVSPGSEQNKLPEINVSQTSHKGSARSLKRQRDGTDSHRKRSRDPTRHDTETDRSCLKSRKSHSKNDLSKSKQLSPSVGPLVKETGPLCQITVRIGEEAIVKRSISETDLRRDKSRSPPKSKKGEASSVKAAHHHKHHVHRRASQGQEDKTGGESKEEVAENPGHSSDQLREYNFRQKVREQESDHDMEDNLWRPYYSYKPKKKAQAHLQRFKSWQRKLKFKRALRLKRRAEKMKKRGNKEMGKSQDEEEGGKPSEADKGGCEREEKQAKEGCHEPSAPSPPSPKHPLATPVAPSGLKRRPWTNGNAAECATCGCWFSSSSKRDQHELSHLLEFVCLFCRATFPSRDKLEDHQRIQHPKPADASSASQKVPHSEHPDALKPECGDEKEDQVNVSNSSPARLSRRALSRHTCPQCHKVCKTSSALNRHIRRHEFNSSPEREKEEDAPQTETTAVSRDAVPEKGQVVSVINYSTADPPKTCEPPSSPDNHGEPTTQHRQSESGDEPEMAERTYPEPERQPKLSESPVNLAPAKAQRALATPPTVQSVLVMNRPECLDYRTPGKRSLERMASPVNCMATPSTSANVSMMPQTRITTAAPPVSMATVNSSDRGFVTREGVIMDRERQARSGLFVHASYREPPLVQDRRVQSLSRSPSPNEAQDLTMSSILAREREMERQRLRKGELEKQRERGSDKDRRKDMERVQHMSRHEQTPVDQTPLLVPKEEPLSPVPSPQHIPTQTTTNGPHLHRHTPKSPCRRGLLTAANQQVQELDRLTLPSGGDRPSAHALLLPRAPKPTEPDHLATSRDSQHLEPAPVCYPVQDYPLPLIVPDTYQPAKKQDDNLLVSSYPTGALPFGPLGKMMVPNGADLAKLPFYPDPYQLLYGSQLLAYPYNVAALPVALNMMAPGADKVEPLPFLPAIFNYTAGAGPYMGTAPHPLVANPSFYGGGKKQRDGGSNKP; translated from the exons atgCGTGCGTCGGGGCGTGAGCGCTGGTGGGTGGGTGTGCGCGGACGGCGAACTgagcgcgtgcgcgcgcgcgcgttcgCCGGCCTTCCTCAGCGAGGCCTTCGTcaccctcatcctcatcctcggcCTCTGTCGCACTTCTTTTTTCCGAGGGCAGGCGGTGAAACTTTTGGAGTGGGTCGCGTCTCGGCAGAGGGGACTGACAG ATTTCGGGTGCTGGTCATGGTGTCCGGGGTGAATGCGTGGGACCCCCTCCACGCGGGCCTTATTCACTCTCGTCTGAGTGAGGCTTCTGAGTTAGCGCCCCCCTGCGCCCTCATACAGGACATTTGCCGCCAGAGTCAGCGCCAGAGCCCTTTGTCTTCCCCTCCACTGACTCAAACAACCGCAGAAGCCCTTCAGCGGCCTGTTGGCTCAAACCGGGCCCAAGCATACGCTCAAGAGGAAACCCATCGTCAGCTGGagatgaaggggaaaaggcactgCGGCCGAGGAGATGCCATGATGGAGGATAGGCTGGAAAACACGGCCGATGgacctaaaaatgcaaaaatcacCCTAAGCTTCCCAGTCAGCGCCGGGCCCCTCCCCGCCTCGCTGACATCATCCAGCTATTGCCGTAACACCGCGTCATCCTCTTCCCCGCACAGACGCCGGCCTTCTAAAAGCTCAGACGAGGGGTCTCTATGGAAACTGGACTCCACCATGGATGTAAAGCACAGACCTTTTAAGCCCCCGAGGCACGACAGTTCTCCGTCCTCGtcaccctcctcctcttcgtccCCAATGACTGTTCATGCACTTATCAGGAAGGATATAAAATCCCCACCTCCACTCAAGTGCTCCAAACTCTCTCCAGAGACACAGTTTCACAAGTCGGGGCCCGGATCTTCCAGCTCTTCTTTATCGGGCTCTTACGGTGGAGACGGATGGGACGAGAGACACAAGTTGGCCAACGGCACAGCGTCGCCCTCGCAAACGGCCCAGATCCTCTTCAGCCTGGGCGCCTCGGCCTATCAGAGAGGAGGCGGGGACATGGAGAGGAAGGAGAAAACAACAGGACGAGCAGCTGGGAAGCTAGGAAGTCCTCATGGACCCAGTCTACACCCGCCCACACTCCACCTCCCGCCCCCTCTGCCgccgccccctcctcctccatccgAGGGTCTCACCGCACCCCCACACTCCTCCTCCTACTCTCCCAGCGAAAGCGTCAAGCCCGAGCTGATTTGCGGGGTGTGCCACCGGCTCTTCAGCTCAGCCTCCTCACTCACTGTCCACATGCGGCTGCACCGTGGAAGCCGCGCCCTCAGCTGCCGCTTCTGCGGCAAAGTCTTCATCCATAGCAAGAGACTGCAATCTCACGAGGCCTCCTGCAGAGTGCCGGGCCTGCCCTCCAGACCGGGCCCAACTCTCGCCGTGCAACCAAAGGAGGAGCCGCTGGAGGAGGGCGAGGTGCGAGCGGAGGAAGGGGAAATAGACATGAGCAAGGCAAGGCCGGAGAAAAAAGCAGGTAGCCTTTTGGCGCATATCCAAAGCGATGATGACGCAGCAGCCACAGAGCTCATGGCGAGTGATGAGAGCCATTTTGTAAAGGTGGTGGATGGCAATGTCATTTACTTCTGCTCTGTGTGCGAGCGGTCCTACATGACGCTGTCCAGTCTCAAGCGGCACTCCAACGTGCACTCGTGGCGACGCCGGTACCCGTGCCATTACTGCGACAAGGTCTTCGCCCTGGCCGAGTACCGCACGAAACATGAGGTGTGGCACACGGGGGAGCGACGCTACCAGTGCATTTTCTGCTGGGATGCCTTTGCTACCTACTACAATCTCAAAACTCACCAGAAGACCATTCACGGCATCAATCCCAGTCTCATCTCCAGTGAAAAGACAGCCAATGGCGGCTATAAGCAAAAGGCAAACGCCCTCAAGCTCTACCGCCTCCTTCCCATGCGCTCGCAGAAAAGACCGTACAAGACTTACAGTGACACTTTGCATAATGGCCTGCTGATGTCACCAGCTGAAACCACTTCCCTCTCCCTTCCTGGCCTGGCTCTGGGACCTGGAGACCTGCAAAGTTTTATTAGTGGGGCCCATCCTCAGAGTGTTAAGCCTGACCCTGACGGCTTTTCCGATGACGTCTTGGCTACGGACCACGACCACCCAGCATCGCCACTCTTACCCCAAACAGACTCGACCCAACCTAAAAAACACGACAGTGAAGCCCACGAATTAGAACCTATTCGAGGCGGCTCTAAAATGTCCAGTAGCAGCAAAACCAAAAGTCACAAAGCTGCGAGAGGCGCAGATTCAACAAGCACGCCATCTGTGATCACATACGGGCACACAAAACCCTCAGTCATAGTTCACGGAACCGCTGTGTCATCGTCCGTCATCATGCACAGCAACCAGGTTTCCCCAGGAAGTGAACAAAACAAGCTCCCTGAAATCAATGTCAGTCAGACCTCTCACAAGGGCAGTGCAAGGTCATTAAAGAGACAGAGGGATGGCACAGATAGCCACCGAAAGAGGTCCAGAGATCCGACGAGACACGATACGGAGACAGACAGATCGTGTTTGAAATCCAGAAAATCCCACAGCAAGAACGACCTATCCAAGTCAAAGCAGCTGTCACCATCGGTGGGCCCACTGGTGAAGGAGACAGGCCCGCTGTGCCAGATCACTGTGCGTATTGGGGAAGAGGCCATAGTGAAACGCAGTATCTCCGAGACAGACCTAAGGAGAGACAAAAGCCGCTCTCCTCCCAAAAGCAAGAAAGGTGAGGCGTCTTCGGTCAAGGCTGCCCATCATCACAAACACCACGTCCACCGGCGGGCTAGCCAGGGGCAAGAGGACAAAACGGGAGGAGAAAGCAAGGAAGAAGTTGCGGAAAACCCGGGCCACTCCTCCGACCAGTTGAGAGAGTACAACTTCCGGCAAAAGGTGCGCGAGCAGGAGAGCGACCACGACATGGAGGACAATCTGTGGCGACCTTACTATTCCTACAAGCCCAAGAAAAAGGCACAGGCGCATCTGCAGAGGTTTAAAAGCTGGCAGCGAAAGCTCAAGTTTAAGCGCGCTCTGCGGCTGAAGAGGAGAGCGGAAAAGATGAAAAAGCGTGGGAATAAAGAGATGGGGAAATCTCAAGATGAGGAAGAGGGTGGAAAGCCGTCAGAGGCTGACAAGGGAGGATGTGAAAGGGAAGAGAAACAAGCAAAGGAGGGCTGTCATGAACCCTCCGCCCCTTCTCCGCCATCCCCAAAGCATCCGCTCGCGACCCCCGTTGCGCCTTCAGGCCTCAAAAGGCGGCCTTGGACCAACGGGAACGCTGCAGAGTGTGCTACTTGCGGCTGCTGGTTCTCCAGCTCCAGCAAGCGGGACCAACACGAACTGAGTCATCTTCTGGAATTCGTGTGCCTCTTCTGCCGCGCCACTTTTCCCTCGAGGGACAAATTGGAAGACCACCAGAGGATCCAGCATCCCAAACCTGCCGACGCATCATCAGCCTCCCAAAAAGTGCCGCACAGTGAACATCCCGATGCGCTCAAACCAGAGTGCGGTGATGAAAAGGAGGATCAAGTCAACGTGAGTAATTCCAGTCCGGCTCGCCTGAGCAGGAGAGCATTGTCACGTCACACCTGCCCACAGTGTCACAAGGTGTGCAAGACGTCCTCTGCGCTCAATCGCCACATCCGACGTCACGAGTTCAACAGTTCTCCTGAGAGGGAAAAGGAAGAAGATGCCCCGCAAACCGAAACAACTGCCGTGAGCAGAGACGCGGTCCCTGAGAAAGGCCAAGTTGTCTCAGTCATCAACTATTCAACAGCCGACCCCCCGAAAACTTGCGAACCTCCATCATCACCAGACAATCACGGTGAGCCGACAACCCAGCATCGGCAATCGGAATCTGGTGACGAGCCTGAAATGGCCGAGCGCACGTACCCGGAACCCGAGAGGCAACCCAAACTGAGCGAGAGCCCGGTAAACCTTGCACCGGCTAAAGCGCAACGCGCGCTGGCCACACCCCCCACTGTCCAGAGCGTGCTGGTCATGAACAGGCCCGAATGTTTGGACTACCGCACCCCAGGCAAACGGAGCCTAGAAAGAATGGCGAGCCCTGTGAACTGCATGGCAACCCCGAGCACCTCCGCTAATGTGTCCATGATGCCACAGACCAGAATAACCACTGCCGCTCCCcctgtttccatggcaaccgtGAACAGCTCCGATCGAGGATTCGTGACACGAGAGGGGGTCATTATGGACAGAGAGAGGCAGGCTCGGAGTGGTTTGTTTGTGCACGCAAGCTACAGGGAACCCCCTCTGGTCCAAGATCGCAGAGTCCAGTCTCTGTCCCGCAGTCCGTCTCCCAATGAAGCACAAGACCTGACCATGTCCTCCATACTAGCCAGAGAGAGGGAGATGGAGAGGCAAAGACTACGAAAGGGGGAGCTTGAGAAACAGCGAGAAAGGGGGAGTGACAAAGACAGAAGAAAAGACATGGAGAGGGTCCAGCACATGAGTCGACATGAACAGACTCCAGTGGACCAAACACCTCTGTTAGTTCCCAAAGAAGAACCTTTAAGTCCTGTGCCATCCCCCCAACACATCCCCACTCAGACCACTACAAATGGGCCCCATTTGCACAGACATACTCCAAAGTCCCCCTGCCGCCGTGGACTCTTGACTGCAGCCAACCAGCAGGTCCAAGAACTGGACCGGCTCACATTACCCAGCGGGGGGGACCGCCCCTCTGCCCACGCTCTCCTTCTCCCGCGGGCACCAAAACCAACCGAGCCTGACCACCTGGCTACTTCCAGGGATTCACAGCACTTGGAACCAGCGCCTGTGTGCTACCCTGTCCAGGACTATCCCCTTCCCCTGATCGTGCCGGACACTTATCAGCCAGCTAAGAAGCAGGACGACAACCTGCTTGTGTCCTCCTACCCTACTGGAGCACTTCCCTTCGGCCCTCTGGGAAAGATGATGGTCCCGAATGGCGCCGACTTGGCCAAGCTGCCCTTCTACCCAGACCCATACCAGCTCCTCTATGGGTCCCAGCTTCTGGCCTACCCTTACAACGTGGCGGCTCTTCCTGTGGCCCTCAAC